In one Ictalurus furcatus strain D&B chromosome 10, Billie_1.0, whole genome shotgun sequence genomic region, the following are encoded:
- the atcaya gene encoding caytaxin, which yields MDSSCTLGEERTSPPNSLHISGAGGGSGHRKRRTLVAPDINLSLDQSEGSLLSDDFLDTPDDLDINVDDIETPDETDSLEFPANGNDMEWEDDTPVASANSGPVEGAEDEGDVGNGRLWRTVIIGEQEHRIDMQLIRPYVRVISHGGYYGEGLNAIIVFSACYLPDSSCPDYHYIMENLFLYVVSSLEMLVAEDYMIIYMNGGTPRSKMPGISWLKKCYQMIDRRLRKNLKSLIIAHPSWFIRTVLAISRPFISVKFMNKIRYVHSLEELEQIIPMEHIHIPECVIQYDEERIKARKERMEEEGEHQLQENQESTNTDGPSATTTTRVEEPVL from the exons ATGGATTCTTCCTGCACACTTGGTGAGGAGAGAACAT CTCCTCCCAACTCACTTCACATCAGTGGAGCTGGTGGAGGTTCGGGTCACCGCAAACGCCGCACCCTTGTAGCCCCAGATATTAACCTGTCCTTGGATCAAAGTGAAGGGTCCCTGCTTTCCGATGACTTCCTGGATACACCCGATGATCTGGACATTAATGTTGATGACATTGAAACTCCTGATGAGACAGACTCCTTGGAGTTCCCAGCCAACGGCAATGACATGGAATGGGAAG ATGACACGCCAGTGGCCTCAGCCAACTCTGGGCCTGTTGAAGGGGCTGAAGATGAGGGGGATGTTGGAAATGGTCGTTTGTGGAGGACTGTCATCATCGGCGAGCAGGAGCACCGTATCGACATGCAGCTCATTCGGCCATACGTGCGTGTCATATCTCATGGAG GTTACTATGGTGAAGGCCTGAATGCCATCATTGTGTTTTCAGCATGCTATTTGCCTGACAGTAGCTGTCCAGATTACCATTATATCATGGAAAACCTCTTTCT GTATGTAGTGAGCAGCCTGGAGATGTTGGTGGCAGAGGACTACATGATAATCTATATGAATGGAGGAACGCCACGCAGCAAGATGCCTGGTATCAGCTGGCTGAAAAAGTGCTATCAGATGATTGACAGGAG acTGAGGAAGAACCTCAAGTCTTTGATCATTGCACATCCATCCTGGTTCATACGCACAGTCCTGGCCATCTCCAGACCCTTCATCAG TGTGAAGTTTATGAACAAAATCCGCTACGTGCACAGCTTAGAGGAACTGGAACAGATCATCCCCATGGAGCACATCCACATCCCCGAGTGTGTCATACA GTATGACGAAGAAAGGATCAAAGCACGAAAAGAACG GATGGAAGAAGAGGGGGAGCATCAGCTGCAAGAAAATCAAGAGTCAACCAATACAGATGG ACCATCAGCAACAACCACAACAAGAGTAGAAGAACCAGTCCTGTGA